Genomic segment of Streptomyces zhihengii:
TTGTCCACGGGGATCTTGACGGTGATGATCCGCGGGGCGTTGGGGGACATCTCGTCCGGGACGTCGATGGCCTCGTTCATCACGTCCAGGATGTGCAGACGCGCGTCACGGGCCTGCTTCAGCGCGGCGGCCAGGACCGAGGCGGGGATGCCGTCGAGCTTGGTGTCGAGCTGGAGCGCGGTGACGAAGGTCTTGGTGCCGGCGACCTTGAAGTCCATGTCACCGAAGGCGTCCTCCGCACCGAGGATGTCGGTGAGGGCGACGTAGTGGGTCTGGCCCTCGATCTCCTCGGAGATCAGGCCCATGGCGATACCGGCGACGGGGGCCTTCAGCGGCACACCGGCGTTCAGCAGCGACATGGTGGAGGCGCAGACCGAGCCCATGGACGTCGAGCCGTTGGAGCCCAGCGCCTCGGAGACCTGGCGGATCGCGTAGGGGAACTCCTCGCGCGTCGGCAGCACCGGCACGATGGCGCGCTCGGCGAGCGCGCCGTGGCCGATCTCGCGGCGCTTGGGCGAGCCCACGCGGCCGGTCTCACCGACGGAGTACGGCGGGAAGTTGTAGTTGTGCATGTAGCGCTTGCGGGTCACCGGGGAGAGGGTGTCCAGCTGCTGCTCCATGCGGAGCATGTTGAGGGTGGTGACGCCCAGGATCTGGGTCTCGCCACGCTCGAACAGCGCCGAGCCGTGCACGCGCGGGATGGCCTCGACCTCGGCGGCGAGCGTACGGATGTCCGTGATGCCGCGGCCGTCGATGCGGACCTTGTCCTTGATGATCCGCTCGCGGACCAGCTTCTTGGTCAGCGCGCGGTAGGCCCCGGCGATCTCCTTCTCGCGGCCCTCGAAGGCCGGGAGGAGCTTCTCGGCGGCGAGCTCCTTGATGCGGTCGAGCTCGGTCTCGCGCTCCTGCTTGCCGGCGATGGTGAGCGCCTGGGCGAGCTCGCTCTTGACCGCGGAGGTCAGCGCCTCCAGGACGTCGTCCTGGTAGTCGAGGAAGACCGGGAACTCGCCGGTGGGCTTGGCGGCCTTGGCGGCGAGGTCGGCCTGCGCCTTGCACAGGACCTTGATGAAGGGCTTCGCGGCCTCGAGACCGGCGGCGACGACCTCCTCGGTCGGCGCCTCGGCGCCGCCCTTGACGAGCTCGATCGTCTTCTCGGTGGCCTCGGCCTCGACCATCATGATCGCGACGTCGCCGTCCTCCAGGACGCGGCCCGCGACGACCATGTCGAAGACGGCGTCCTCGAGCTCGGTGTGCGTCGGGAAGGCGACCCACTGGCCCTTGATCAGCGCGACACGGGTGCCGCCGATGGGGCCGGAGAAGGGCAGGCCGGCGAGCTGCGTGGAGCAGGAGGCGGCGTTGATCGCGATCACGTCGTAGAGGTGATCGGGGTTGAGCGCCATGATCGTCTCGACGATCTGGATCTCGTTGCGCAGGCCCTTCTTGAAGGAGGGGCGCAGCGGGCGGTCGATCAGGCGGCAGGTGAGGATCGCGTCCTCGGAGGGGCGGCCCTCCCGGCGGAAGAAGGAGCCGGGGATCTTGCCGGCCGCGTACATCCGCTCCTCGACGTCCACCGTGAGGGGGAAGAAGTCGAGCTGGTCCTTGGGCTTCTTGGAGGCGGTGGTGGCCGAGAGCACCATGGTGTCGTCGTCCAGGTACGCCACGGCGGAGCCGGCGGCCTGCTTGGCGAGGCGGCCCGTCTCGAAGCGGATGGTGCGGGTGCCGAAGGTGCCGTTGTCGATGACGGCCTCGGCGTAGTGGGTCTCGTTCTCCACTAGCGATGTCTCCTACGTTCGTCTTTTCGTCCGCCGCCCGTGTGGCGGCGGACCGTCTGCGGGAGAAGCGCCTTGTGTGCGGGCCGGTCTTCGATCGAAGCACCCGGTTCTGTGTCGTCCGGGGGCCACTACCGAGGACCGGCGGCGATCAGGCGTCTTCTCGCGCGCCGAATGGTGCGTTGTGTGACCAGACTAAGTGCCGTGCCGTACGTCGCGCACGCACAGACGCATGTACGGCAAAGGGAGCGGTCCCTGTCGGGAACCGCTCCCCTGCGTGCGAGCTACTTGGCGCCGCCGGCCGCACCGCGGCGGATGCCGAGGCGGTCGACCAGCGTACGGAAGCGCTGGATGTCCTTCTTGGCCAGGTACTGCAGAAGGCGGCGACGCTGGCCGACGAGGATCAGCAGACCACGACGGGAGTGGTGGTCGTGCTTGTGCGTCTTGAGGTGCTCGGTCAGGTCCGAGATGCGGCGGGACAGCATCGCGACCTGGACCTCGGGGGAGCCGGTGTCGCCCTCCTTGGTGCCGAACTCGCTGATGAGCTGCTTCTTCGTAGCGGCGTCGAGAGACACTCGGTACTCCTCATGATGTTCTGTGCGCCCGCGAGTGCCCCTGGTCTTGGTCTCAGGGGAGCTTCCGTGACTCGGAGGCGAAGGTCCGATGGGCGCGGATCCCAGAGGCACCGAGGCTTCCGGGAACGCGTACACAAACGGCCGTCGTACAGCGTACCAGCCCGGATCAGGAGGTCAGCGCGCGGATGGAGTGGTAGACGTCGAAGACGGCGAGGGTCAGCGGCACCAGCGTCAGCAGGACGAACGTCTCCGCGACCTCCAGGAAGCGGCCCCAGAAGGGGGTGACCCCCTTGCGGGGCACCACCAGGCCGATCGCGGTGATGACCGCGGCGACGCCGGCGATGGCGGCGGACAGCCAGACGGTGCGGATGTCCAGCGCGGTGCCGTCGCCCTTGAAGGCGGCCTGGATCATCTCCACCGGCGGGTTGAGGCACAGGCCGAGCCCGAGGAGCACCAGGGCGCCCAGCCCGGCGGCGAGGGCGCAGCCGACCTGCGCGGTGTAGCGGAAGAGGTGGGCGCGCATCAGCATGGCGACGCCGGTCGCGAGGGCGAGGAGCTGGCCCCAGACGCTGTCGGAGAAACCGAGCACCGCCGCGGCGCCGACGGCGACCAGGGCGCAGCCGCCGACCAGGCCGACCAGCAGCTCGTGGCCGCGGCGGGCCTGCGCGGCGATCCGGACGGCGTCCACCGGGCCCTGCTGCTGCTCGGGGTCGGAGCCGTAGCCGCCGGCGCCGGAGCGGGGCGGCTCGAAGCCGATCGGCAGGCGGGCGAAGCGGGTGGAGAGCCCGGGCAGGAAGGCGAGGAGCCCCACGGCGACCGGGGCGCAGACGGCGGCGGTCTCGGAGGGCCGCAGCTCGGTCAGGATGGCGACGAAGGTGACCAGCAGGCCGATGGCCGAGGCGAAGACGAAGGCGACGAAGGGGCCGTCGCCGGCCGGGGCCAGGATGGTGAGGACGACGGAGCACAGCAGGACGGCCGCGCAGGCGAGCAGGAACTGCAGCTTGCCGATGCCCTCGCCCTGGCCGAGCGGCAGCAGGCCGGCGCCGGCGACCCCGGCGTTCGCCATCGCACCGACGCCGAGCGCGACCGCGGAGCCGCGGTCGTCGTAGACCCGCACGCGCACACCGGCGAGCGCGAGCAGCAGGACGGCGGTGACCGCGGCAAGGATGCCGGGCAGCCCGTGCATGTCGTGGCGGGGGTCCGCCGACCAGAGCACGAAGGCGAGCAGCACCATCAGGACCGAGCCGCCGACGAGGCCGGCGCCGCGCATCAGCGCGTCGCTCCACAGGGTGCGGTCCTTGGCGACGGCGGAGGCGACCGCGTCGGACACGTCGTCGAAGACGGCGGGCGGCAGCGAGTCGGCGAAGGGGCGCAGCGAGAGCAGTTCGCCGTCGAGGATCCGCTGCGCGGACAGCGAGCGGCCGCCGTCGAGCACGGTGCCGTCCCGGCGCACCAGGTGGTAGCCGACGGGGGCGCCCTGCTCGGGGGTCTGGCCGGAGAGGCGCAGGATCTCCGGGTACAGGTCGGCGACGGCGATGTCCTCGGGCAGCGCGACGTCGACGCGGCCGTCGGGTGCCACCACCGTGACCCGGCAGAATCCCGTGCCGCCGCCGGACACGGTCGCGGGCGCGGACCGGGGTCCGCCGGTAGTGGCTGGGGCCGTCATACTCACCTGTTGCTTCCCCTCGTGGTGATCCTGGCCGGCTGGCCTGACAATGCGCTCCGAATGACCCTTTTTTTGCGGTAGTTCATGGCTGCGCAAATCCGTCGCGCCACCCTACCGCCCACCCGTCACTGCTGACGCAAGTAGGATCCCTGACCGCGGAGGGGGCCCGTCGCCACGGGGGCGCCGATAGGAAGTTTCCCTCCGCCAAGGGAATTGGTGAGCTGTGAGTCAGATCGTCGTCAAGCGCCCACCACGGGCCCTGCCGTCCGAAGTGCCCGGCGAGCAGGTGCAGCTGCAACCACCGCCCGAGCTGCCCCGCGGACAGCAGGAGGGCGCCCTGATGCAGCTCCTGCCGATGCTCGGCATGGGCGGTTCGGTCGTCTTCTTCTTCATGACGCCGAACCCGATCATGCGGATCATGGGCATGGTGATGATCGCGTCCACGGTCGCCATGGCCATCGCCATGCTCGTGCGCTACCGGCGCGGCACCCAGGGGCAGCTCGCCGACCTGCGGCGCGACTATCTGAAGTATCTGACGCAGACCCGCCGTTCCGTGCTGCGCACCGCTCACCTCCAGCGTGACGCCCAGTTCTATCTGCACCCGTCGCCCGAGCAGCTCTGGGCGCTGGTCGCCGAGGGCAGCCGGGTCTGGGAGCGGCGGGTGGCCGACGTCGACTTCGCGCAGGTGCGCATCGGGCTCGGCAGCCAGCAGCTCGCGACCCCGCTCATCGAGCCCGACACCGCGCCCGTCGACGAGCTGGAGCCGCTCACCGCGGGGGCGATGCAGCAGTTCCTGAACGCCCACGGCACGGTGGACAACCTGCCCATGGCGGTGTCGCTGCGGGCCTTCTACCACCTGACCGTCACCGGGGACGCCGAGTCCGCCCGGTCGGCGACCCGTGCCATGGTCGGCTCGCTGGCGGCGCTGCACTCCCCCGAGGACCTGGTCGTCGCCGTGGCGACGGCGACGACCGCGGCGCCCGGGTGGGAGTGGACGAAGTGGCTCCCGCACGTCCAGGACACCGGGCCCGGCGACGGGGCCGGCTCCCGCCGTCTGATCACCACGGACCCGCGCGAACTCCAGGACATGCTCGCCACCCGCCTGGAGGGCCGCCCGCGTTTCCAGGCCGGCGGCCACCCGCTCCTCGACCAGCCGCACATCGTGGTCGTGCTCGACGGTCAGTCGGTGCCGCAGGCGTCCGCGCTCGCCGCCCCCGAGGGCCTCCAGGGCGTGACCATCATCGAGGTGGTGCCCGGGGACCAGAACGGCCCGCGCGGCGGACTCTCGGTGACCGTGCACCCCGACTCGCTGCAGCTGGAGTCCGGGCACGGCCTCGTCTACGACGGTGCCCCCGACCGTCTGGGACTGGAGGCCGCCGAGGCTCTCGCCCGGCAGCTCGCGCCGCTGCGCATAGGAAGCGGCGGGGACGACGACGAACCGCTGCTCGCCAACCTCGACTTCACCGACCTGCTCAACCTCGGCGACGCCGCCTCCGTCGACGTGGCCCGCACCTGGCGGCCGCGCTCGCAGTCCGAGCGGCTGCGCGTGCCGATCGGCGTCGGCGAGGACGGCAGCCCCGTGATGCTCGACCTCAAGGAGGCCGCGCAGGAGGGCATGGGCCCGCACGGTCTGTGCGTCGGCGCCACCGGATCCGGCAAGTCGGAGCTGCTGCGCACCCTGGTGCTCGGCCTGGCCGTGACCCACTCCTCGGAGACGCTGAACTTCGTCCTCGCCGACTTCAAGGGCGGCGCCACCTTCGCCGGCATGTCGCAGATGCCGCACGTGGCCGCGGTCATCACCAACCTCGCCGACGACCTCACCCTGGTCGACCGCATGGGCGACTCCATCCGCGGCGAGCTCAACCGCCGGCAGGAGATGCTGCGCGACGCGGGCAACTACGCCAACATCCACGACTACGAGAAGGCCCGTGCCGCGGGCGCCCCGCTCCAGCCGATCCCCTCGCTGGTGCTGGTGATCGACGAGTTCAGCGAACTGCTGACCGCGATGCCGGACTTCATCGAGATGTTCGTGCAGATCGGCCGTATCGGCCGGTCGCTCGGCGTGCACCTGCTGCTCGCCTCGCAGCGGCTGGAGGAGGGACGGCTGCGCGGCCTGGAGACGTATCTGTCGTACCGGATCGGTCTGCGGACGTTCTCCGCCGCCGAGTCGCGCGCGGCGATCGGCGTGCCGGACGCGTACACCCTTCCCAACGTCCCCGGTTCCGGCTTCCTGAAGTACGGCACCGACGAGATGGTGCGCTTCAAGGCCGCGTACGTCTCGGGCGTCTACCGCACCAACCAGCACGCCGCCGTCCCCGGCGGTCCGCTGCCCGTCGACCGGCGCCCCGTCGTGTTCACCGCGGCTCCGGTGGCGGTCCGCTACGTCGAGCCCGCCGCGCAGCCCCGCGTCCCGGACGCGCGGGCACCGGAGGACGACGCGCTCGCCGACTCCGTCCTGGACGTGATCGTCCGCCGGCTGGAGGGCCGGGGCGCCGAGGCGCACCAGGTGTGGCTGCCCCCGCTGGACAACCCGCCGCCGCTGGACGAGATCCTGCCGGGGCTCGCCGGGGTGGAGGGCCGCGGACTCACCCAGCCCGGGTTCGAGGGCGCGGGCAAGCTGGTCGTCCCGCTGGGCGTCGTCGACAAGCCCTTCGAGCAGCGACGTGACGTGCTGTACCGGGACTTCTCCGGTGCGGCGGGCCACATGCAGATCATCGGCGGTCCGCAGTCCGGCAAGTCGACGCTGCTGCGGACGCTCGTGTCCGCGTTCGCGCTCACCCACACCCCGCAGGAGGTGCAGTTCTACGGGCTGGACTTCGGCGGCGGCGGCATGTCCTCCATCGCGGGCCTGCCGCACGTCGGCGGGATCGCCTCCCGGCTGGACCCCGAGCGGGTGCGGCGCACCGTGGCCGAGGTCTACGGCATCCTGTCCCGGCGCGAGGAGTACTTCCGCAGCGCCGGCATCGACTCCATCAACACCTACCGCAGGCTGCGCGCCCGGGGCGAGATCTCGACGACCGAGCAGCCGTGGGGCGACGTCTTCCTCGTCATC
This window contains:
- the eccD gene encoding type VII secretion integral membrane protein EccD; the encoded protein is MTAPATTGGPRSAPATVSGGGTGFCRVTVVAPDGRVDVALPEDIAVADLYPEILRLSGQTPEQGAPVGYHLVRRDGTVLDGGRSLSAQRILDGELLSLRPFADSLPPAVFDDVSDAVASAVAKDRTLWSDALMRGAGLVGGSVLMVLLAFVLWSADPRHDMHGLPGILAAVTAVLLLALAGVRVRVYDDRGSAVALGVGAMANAGVAGAGLLPLGQGEGIGKLQFLLACAAVLLCSVVLTILAPAGDGPFVAFVFASAIGLLVTFVAILTELRPSETAAVCAPVAVGLLAFLPGLSTRFARLPIGFEPPRSGAGGYGSDPEQQQGPVDAVRIAAQARRGHELLVGLVGGCALVAVGAAAVLGFSDSVWGQLLALATGVAMLMRAHLFRYTAQVGCALAAGLGALVLLGLGLCLNPPVEMIQAAFKGDGTALDIRTVWLSAAIAGVAAVITAIGLVVPRKGVTPFWGRFLEVAETFVLLTLVPLTLAVFDVYHSIRALTS
- a CDS encoding polyribonucleotide nucleotidyltransferase → MENETHYAEAVIDNGTFGTRTIRFETGRLAKQAAGSAVAYLDDDTMVLSATTASKKPKDQLDFFPLTVDVEERMYAAGKIPGSFFRREGRPSEDAILTCRLIDRPLRPSFKKGLRNEIQIVETIMALNPDHLYDVIAINAASCSTQLAGLPFSGPIGGTRVALIKGQWVAFPTHTELEDAVFDMVVAGRVLEDGDVAIMMVEAEATEKTIELVKGGAEAPTEEVVAAGLEAAKPFIKVLCKAQADLAAKAAKPTGEFPVFLDYQDDVLEALTSAVKSELAQALTIAGKQERETELDRIKELAAEKLLPAFEGREKEIAGAYRALTKKLVRERIIKDKVRIDGRGITDIRTLAAEVEAIPRVHGSALFERGETQILGVTTLNMLRMEQQLDTLSPVTRKRYMHNYNFPPYSVGETGRVGSPKRREIGHGALAERAIVPVLPTREEFPYAIRQVSEALGSNGSTSMGSVCASTMSLLNAGVPLKAPVAGIAMGLISEEIEGQTHYVALTDILGAEDAFGDMDFKVAGTKTFVTALQLDTKLDGIPASVLAAALKQARDARLHILDVMNEAIDVPDEMSPNAPRIITVKIPVDKIGEVIGPKGKMINQIQEDTGADITIEDDGTIYIGAAQGSQAEAARATINGIANPTMPEVGERYLGTVVKTTTFGAFVSLMPGKDGLLHISQIRKLAGGKRVENVEDVLGVGAKVQVEIAEIDSRGKLSLIPVVEGEEGDEKKTASDDGSAGGTDK
- the eccCa gene encoding type VII secretion protein EccCa codes for the protein MSQIVVKRPPRALPSEVPGEQVQLQPPPELPRGQQEGALMQLLPMLGMGGSVVFFFMTPNPIMRIMGMVMIASTVAMAIAMLVRYRRGTQGQLADLRRDYLKYLTQTRRSVLRTAHLQRDAQFYLHPSPEQLWALVAEGSRVWERRVADVDFAQVRIGLGSQQLATPLIEPDTAPVDELEPLTAGAMQQFLNAHGTVDNLPMAVSLRAFYHLTVTGDAESARSATRAMVGSLAALHSPEDLVVAVATATTAAPGWEWTKWLPHVQDTGPGDGAGSRRLITTDPRELQDMLATRLEGRPRFQAGGHPLLDQPHIVVVLDGQSVPQASALAAPEGLQGVTIIEVVPGDQNGPRGGLSVTVHPDSLQLESGHGLVYDGAPDRLGLEAAEALARQLAPLRIGSGGDDDEPLLANLDFTDLLNLGDAASVDVARTWRPRSQSERLRVPIGVGEDGSPVMLDLKEAAQEGMGPHGLCVGATGSGKSELLRTLVLGLAVTHSSETLNFVLADFKGGATFAGMSQMPHVAAVITNLADDLTLVDRMGDSIRGELNRRQEMLRDAGNYANIHDYEKARAAGAPLQPIPSLVLVIDEFSELLTAMPDFIEMFVQIGRIGRSLGVHLLLASQRLEEGRLRGLETYLSYRIGLRTFSAAESRAAIGVPDAYTLPNVPGSGFLKYGTDEMVRFKAAYVSGVYRTNQHAAVPGGPLPVDRRPVVFTAAPVAVRYVEPAAQPRVPDARAPEDDALADSVLDVIVRRLEGRGAEAHQVWLPPLDNPPPLDEILPGLAGVEGRGLTQPGFEGAGKLVVPLGVVDKPFEQRRDVLYRDFSGAAGHMQIIGGPQSGKSTLLRTLVSAFALTHTPQEVQFYGLDFGGGGMSSIAGLPHVGGIASRLDPERVRRTVAEVYGILSRREEYFRSAGIDSINTYRRLRARGEISTTEQPWGDVFLVIDGWGNFRNDYEGLESAVVDMAVRGLGYGIHVILTASRSMDVRSNIKDQLLNRLELRLGDTMDSEVDRKLAVNVPQGVPGRGLVPEKLHFMASVPRIDSIQSDSDLAEATAAMVQEISRHWTGPTAPKVRLLPREFPAQQLPAGFAEPRRGVAFAIDENNLEPVFVDFERDPFFLVFGESESGKSNLLRLLIKQITERYDGNSAKFFVIDNRRALLDVTPASHLAEYVPMSNNMEHHVDALAELMQRRAPSAEVTAQQLRDRSWWQGPDVFVVVDDYDLVSTSSGNPLAKLAEMLPFARDVGVRFVIARSSAGAARAGYEAFMQRMMELGAQGVLLSGDPTEGDVLGGVRMRPMPPGRGVFISRQRGNPLVQTGLVPTEYSS
- the rpsO gene encoding 30S ribosomal protein S15; translated protein: MSLDAATKKQLISEFGTKEGDTGSPEVQVAMLSRRISDLTEHLKTHKHDHHSRRGLLILVGQRRRLLQYLAKKDIQRFRTLVDRLGIRRGAAGGAK